The genomic DNA TTTGAATTAAGAAATCAATATTGATTTCTTAAATTTCTTTTATTTAATTAATTAGAAGATTTAATTTCTCTTTCCTACTCTTTAAACTTATTCATAACATAATTCAACAATGCAATCTATTTTTCCCATGAAAATACCCTGTATTTTTTCCTAATCATATCATAAATATCAAAATATATTACTTAACAGCAGCAAAATGCCTGCAAATATTAATATTAATGAATTTAACATAAAAAATTTAAATTGCACTGCTTAAAACATCATGATATGCCTTTAAGTCTTTTTCACGCAAATTCAACTTGTGCATCAGCTCAACGATTAACGCATCAAGCAAAACCAGAGCAGACACTTCAAAAGCAGTTCCCATTAAAATCAGTTCAAGGGGACGGTAAATATTACTTATTCCATAGATTTCATGGGGCAGTTCATACATCTGAGCCATTATTTTTTTATCGGCCATGTCAATGTTTTTCCTTGGAAGGGCATCCAGCTGACGTTTTACTTCATCACTATTTTCAAAATTCATTATTGTTTTAGGTAAAAACTCTATGAAATTGTCGATATCGGAATCCTCAAGGTTTACTAGTATCTGTGGCAGGGAATCGATGACTATTCTTGCATCTGACTTTTGAGCCAGTTCGGATTCAGTGTTGCCGCAAACAGCAAGGAATTTAACATTATCAATTTTAGAATCTTCAACAATCTGAGTAATTGAATTGGATTTGCCTGATTTTGAAATGATTATGATTATATCTCCATCCTGAACCGGAGGGGCGATTGTTTCATTGAATACATATACATAGAAACCCAAATGCATCAGTCTCATGGCAAATGATTTTGCAACAAAACCTGATCTTCCGGCTCCAGCTAGGAAAATTGTTGTTTTCTTTTTAGGTGATGTTCGCTTATTTGAAGCTGTTAGAATAATGTCTCTAAATTTGATAATTGCCTCTTCCTGATTTTCAACTACATTTTTAGTTCTATTCAGATTTTTTAATATTTCATCCAATGATAAATCCATATATTTTAACTCAGACATGTCAATAACCTTTTTTTAATTTTTGAAATTGTTTTACACTTTTCTATATTTAATTGTATCTTTAGAATTAGATAAGGAATTATGAGTCTTGATTCTCTTCTTTTTCTAGTTCATGTTTTTCTTTAAGCTTCTGCTTAATAGCTTCCTTTTCATTGCTTTCAAGCTCTTCTTTCTCTTTAAGCTTCTGCTTAATAGCTTCCTTTTCCTGTTCTTCTTTAAGCTTTTGTCTTATTTCTTCTTCCTGTTCCTGCCTGATTTTTTCCTCTATCAATTTTTGCTGTCTTTCCAGCGCCATTAAAAACCATTTCGGATACTGTTTTAAAGATTTACATCCTTCAAAAATCAGGTCCATATTTTCCAGTTTTTCAACATTCCAATTGTCAAGAACAGACCCATCCTCGAGTTTTTCACAGTCAAAGAACATGTGGTCCATGGAAGTTACATTGCTGACATCCCAATTGGCCATTGGAGAAGCATTTACCAATGCTCTGCAGTGTTCAAACATTCCGGACATGACCTTTACATTAGAAACATTCCAGGCCGCAAGGGATGAGAAGTTTTCTATTGAAATGCATCCGAAAAACATTCCGTTCATGTTTTCAACATTTGAGACATTCCAGCTGCCTAAAGACAGAATATTGACCAGAGATATGCAATTCCAGAACATTGCTCTCATAAACTGCACATTTTCAACGTTCCAATTGCTTAACGGCACATCAACCAGTGACAGGCATCCTAAAAACATCCCATTCATATCCTTAACGTTAGATACATCCCATGATGATATCGGTGCGATATTATTTAGGAATTTGCAGTCATGGAACATGAATTTCATGTCAACAACATTGGAGACATCCCACATTTTTAAAAATGATATATCCTCCAGAGACTGGCATTTGTCAAACATTCCGACCATTTTCTCGGCACTGTCGACACCGTATGCAAATACTGCCTTTAAAGATGTCATTCCAGCATAATGCTCGGTCAAATCAGTTTCACCGGAGAGATCCTCATTAACATATAATATATCCTGTCTGTTTGCTACCTTGTCCCAGCTTGTCAGGTTTGTACCGTCCTTCAGTATGATTAAAACTTTAAAATCGCCCAGATTGAAAATACTGTCGGTGATTTTATTTAATCTGTTGAATTCAAGAAGATTTTTGCTGCTTCCTTTAAACGCACCATTTGGACACCACATCGGATAGATTTTAATGTTTTCACAGTTTTCAAAGACATTGTCAGCATATTGAATTTCACCCATTATCCAGAAGTCAAGAGGATTTGTATTTTCAAGGGCCTTGCAGTCCCTGAACATGTCATTTATGTTTATAACCTTTGATACATCCCATTTTTCAAGTCCAGATATATCAACCAGTGATTTGCATCCGTCAAACAGGCTTTCCATAGTTCTTATATCGGAAGTGTTCCAGCTGAACAGTGATGAGGCGTCAGTCAGTGATTCACATCCTGCAAATATGCCTGTTAAGCTTTTGACATTGGAAATATCCCATGACACTAAAGAAGTAATGTCCTCCAGTGATTCGCATGAGTTGAAAAGATCTTCCATTTCATATACATTAC from Methanobrevibacter sp. includes the following:
- a CDS encoding SIS domain-containing protein codes for the protein MSELKYMDLSLDEILKNLNRTKNVVENQEEAIIKFRDIILTASNKRTSPKKKTTIFLAGAGRSGFVAKSFAMRLMHLGFYVYVFNETIAPPVQDGDIIIIISKSGKSNSITQIVEDSKIDNVKFLAVCGNTESELAQKSDARIVIDSLPQILVNLEDSDIDNFIEFLPKTIMNFENSDEVKRQLDALPRKNIDMADKKIMAQMYELPHEIYGISNIYRPLELILMGTAFEVSALVLLDALIVELMHKLNLREKDLKAYHDVLSSAI
- a CDS encoding BspA family leucine-rich repeat surface protein, encoding MISKELREFEMLNTTTQSIYELNELNVLIILKDGSNLTSWDFVDDKEDIIYITEDLFGKTDLARRYAGLTNLKAIIPFGFGDVKNMEGMFQGCESLSDITSLKSWDVSNVVNMTSMFEGCQSLSDISALSNWNVSNLKSMGNMFGYCSSLEDISALKDWDVSNVEDMHYIFSDCVSLKDISALKKWDVSNVSDMACIFDYCISLEDISALKNWDLSSAFNITAMFRGCESLKNISALKKWDLSKMDNNSSLLSLFTDCTSLKDISALKNWDLSNITRISRLFDGCSSITSISALKNWDVSNVTDMEGLFNGCESITDVSALTDWDVSNVQNITEMFCGCTALTDISSLKSWDIGNVYEMEDLFNSCESLEDITSLVSWDISNVKSLTGIFAGCESLTDASSLFSWNTSDIRTMESLFDGCKSLVDISGLEKWDVSKVININDMFRDCKALENTNPLDFWIMGEIQYADNVFENCENIKIYPMWCPNGAFKGSSKNLLEFNRLNKITDSIFNLGDFKVLIILKDGTNLTSWDKVANRQDILYVNEDLSGETDLTEHYAGMTSLKAVFAYGVDSAEKMVGMFDKCQSLEDISFLKMWDVSNVVDMKFMFHDCKFLNNIAPISSWDVSNVKDMNGMFLGCLSLVDVPLSNWNVENVQFMRAMFWNCISLVNILSLGSWNVSNVENMNGMFFGCISIENFSSLAAWNVSNVKVMSGMFEHCRALVNASPMANWDVSNVTSMDHMFFDCEKLEDGSVLDNWNVEKLENMDLIFEGCKSLKQYPKWFLMALERQQKLIEEKIRQEQEEEIRQKLKEEQEKEAIKQKLKEKEELESNEKEAIKQKLKEKHELEKEENQDS